A stretch of Treponema vincentii F0403 DNA encodes these proteins:
- a CDS encoding B3/B4 domain-containing protein, whose product MNFIIDKSIVELGIKSVVIGIAKNIDPQAPLSDSFLTKQKKMQDWALQCDVDEILKHPVTQGYADLLQSVGRSIKKYPPTVPAFIRNIQRRGSMPHINSVIDIYNVESLHSLLAIGGHDLDKIDGQIEFTVNKEAGVFLPISSTEKHVAETDYVYRDPKGIIAWLGVRDGEQYKFDDGTKNAIFIIQGNANTSVEMRVEALKRIQNDLAECMPQLVFEIQTVEA is encoded by the coding sequence ATGAATTTTATTATTGATAAAAGCATTGTTGAGCTCGGTATTAAAAGCGTTGTGATTGGAATTGCAAAAAATATAGATCCGCAGGCGCCCTTGTCCGATTCGTTTTTGACAAAGCAAAAAAAGATGCAAGACTGGGCGTTACAATGCGATGTTGACGAGATATTGAAGCATCCGGTTACGCAGGGATATGCGGATTTGCTGCAAAGCGTGGGGCGCAGTATCAAAAAATATCCGCCTACCGTCCCGGCCTTTATCCGGAATATTCAGCGCCGCGGTTCTATGCCGCACATCAACAGCGTTATCGATATTTATAATGTTGAATCACTGCATTCGCTTTTGGCAATAGGCGGACATGATCTTGATAAAATAGACGGGCAGATAGAGTTTACCGTCAATAAAGAAGCAGGCGTTTTCCTTCCGATTTCATCTACGGAAAAGCATGTTGCCGAAACCGATTATGTGTACCGCGACCCTAAAGGCATTATCGCATGGCTTGGTGTCCGCGACGGGGAACAGTATAAATTCGACGACGGAACAAAAAATGCGATCTTTATTATTCAAGGAAATGCCAACACTTCAGTCGAAATGCGTGTAGAAGCGCTCAAGCGGATTCAAAATGATTTAGCGGAATGTATGCCGCAGCTGGTATTTGAGATACAGACCGTTGAAGCATAG
- a CDS encoding lysophospholipid acyltransferase family protein produces the protein MNKLRIFRNIVGKLACFAYFGLSSVFASFILFPFIHLFIWDKKAQYNAKIAVVQNHFSFFIRLMFWLAHYKIDTSALQEYKNLRSTVIVANHPTLIDVVVLISALPHPDCVVAGRLFNNFWIRKIVGQLFVSSSANPEELLERCRKSLHDGNNMIIFPEGTRTRPETAGKALKRGAAQIALRAGADILPIHIKTENLVGLGKHESLFKVHCNGYAQLTVEPHAMLAIDSFNHEPFSQAARTLTEAIKNKIFAEDGCEY, from the coding sequence ATGAATAAATTGCGGATTTTCAGAAATATCGTAGGAAAACTCGCTTGCTTTGCGTATTTCGGACTCAGCTCGGTTTTCGCTTCATTTATCCTATTTCCGTTTATTCATCTGTTTATATGGGATAAAAAAGCACAGTACAATGCTAAAATTGCCGTCGTTCAAAACCATTTTTCTTTTTTTATTCGCCTGATGTTTTGGCTCGCTCATTATAAAATCGACACATCAGCTTTACAAGAATATAAAAACTTGCGCTCTACCGTTATCGTTGCAAATCATCCTACATTAATCGATGTTGTCGTTCTTATTTCTGCCCTACCGCATCCCGACTGTGTCGTTGCAGGCCGTCTTTTTAATAATTTTTGGATTCGGAAGATTGTCGGGCAACTTTTTGTCAGCTCCTCTGCAAACCCCGAAGAGCTGTTGGAGCGCTGCCGAAAATCTTTACATGACGGCAATAATATGATAATCTTTCCGGAAGGAACCCGTACCAGACCTGAGACTGCCGGCAAAGCCCTAAAAAGAGGAGCCGCCCAAATCGCCTTGCGTGCAGGCGCCGATATATTACCGATTCATATTAAAACTGAAAATCTTGTAGGATTAGGAAAGCATGAATCTTTATTTAAAGTGCATTGTAACGGTTACGCTCAATTGACCGTGGAACCTCATGCAATGCTTGCGATAGATTCGTTCAATCATGAACCTTTTTCTCAGGCTGCACGGACATTGACGGAAGCTATAAAAAATAAAATTTTTGCGGAGGATGGTTGTGAATACTAA
- a CDS encoding class I SAM-dependent methyltransferase: MHSYYYEDNLTALQAKFAAQKLAFAPAAFQTAKAMVDLHILEAIEDSKTKGLTIEAIIDKTGLSSYTVKLLVEFSLSLELVKIVPNSDPNAYVLGKTGYFLLNDELTKANMNFMNDVCYQGLFYLQDSLKTGKPAGLKVFGDWDTIYQGLSSLPEQVQKSWFAFDHYYSDSIFDAALPIVFKEKPRHIMDIGSNTGKFTKAALSYNNQVLVTMVDLPQQIAMAQKNPDLFGFKDRIETFPTNILNAGEELPSNVDTVWMSQFLDCFSLDEVQGILRKIKKYVPSHCNIFVLEPLWDMQRFEAASYSIQATSIYFAAMANGNSKMYSYSDLVSAIEAAGCSLVCAHHNLGINSYSLLQFRVS, encoded by the coding sequence ATGCATTCCTATTATTATGAAGATAATCTCACTGCCTTACAGGCGAAATTTGCGGCTCAAAAATTAGCATTTGCGCCGGCGGCTTTTCAAACGGCAAAAGCAATGGTTGACCTGCATATCCTAGAAGCAATAGAAGATTCAAAAACGAAAGGTCTAACGATAGAAGCTATTATCGATAAGACAGGGCTTTCTTCATATACCGTAAAGTTATTGGTGGAGTTTAGCTTGAGTTTGGAATTGGTAAAGATAGTACCTAATTCCGATCCGAATGCATACGTATTAGGAAAGACCGGATATTTTTTGCTCAATGATGAGCTGACAAAAGCGAATATGAATTTTATGAATGACGTATGCTATCAAGGTCTTTTTTATTTGCAAGACAGCTTAAAAACGGGAAAGCCCGCCGGTCTAAAAGTTTTTGGGGATTGGGACACCATTTATCAAGGTTTGTCTTCTTTGCCGGAACAGGTGCAAAAGAGCTGGTTTGCGTTTGATCATTATTATTCCGACAGTATCTTTGACGCAGCGCTGCCCATTGTATTTAAAGAAAAGCCCCGGCATATTATGGATATCGGCAGCAATACCGGGAAATTTACCAAAGCAGCTCTTTCGTATAATAATCAGGTTTTAGTTACCATGGTAGATTTACCGCAGCAAATCGCAATGGCGCAAAAAAATCCCGATTTGTTCGGTTTTAAAGATAGAATTGAAACCTTTCCCACGAATATTTTAAATGCCGGCGAAGAGCTGCCGTCAAATGTAGATACCGTGTGGATGAGCCAATTTTTGGATTGTTTTTCTCTTGACGAAGTGCAGGGGATTTTACGAAAAATAAAAAAATATGTTCCATCCCATTGCAACATCTTTGTACTTGAACCCTTGTGGGATATGCAGCGGTTTGAAGCGGCAAGTTATTCAATTCAAGCAACCTCAATTTATTTTGCAGCGATGGCAAACGGAAACAGTAAAATGTATTCCTATTCGGATTTGGTAAGCGCGATTGAAGCCGCCGGTTGTTCATTAGTATGTGCGCATCATAACCTCGGTATTAACTCATATTCGCTGCTGCAGTTTCGAGTATCCTAA
- a CDS encoding acyl carrier protein translates to MKKEDLFEEVKKILMEKFEIEESKITMDANIVTDLDLDSIDIIDLIVTLNNMLKLNVSAADFKDKRTLSEILDVICSAL, encoded by the coding sequence ATGAAGAAAGAGGATTTATTTGAAGAAGTAAAAAAAATTTTGATGGAAAAATTTGAAATCGAAGAATCGAAAATCACGATGGATGCAAATATCGTTACCGATCTTGATTTAGACAGTATCGATATTATCGATTTGATCGTTACGTTGAATAATATGCTGAAGCTGAATGTATCGGCCGCTGATTTTAAGGATAAAAGAACGCTTTCTGAAATTCTTGATGTTATTTGCAGCGCATTATAA
- a CDS encoding phosphopantetheine-binding protein has product MNTKEDIQNEIKNIIIQSLDLEDIKPEDIDAEAPLFVEGEGLSLDSIDALELGVALKKKFGISFSQNEEDNKKYFYSVATLSDFVAKNAE; this is encoded by the coding sequence GTGAATACTAAGGAAGATATTCAAAACGAAATTAAGAATATCATTATTCAGTCGTTGGACTTAGAGGATATCAAACCGGAAGACATCGATGCGGAAGCGCCTCTTTTTGTTGAAGGGGAAGGCTTGAGCTTGGACTCAATCGATGCTCTGGAACTGGGCGTTGCGCTGAAAAAGAAATTCGGTATCAGCTTTTCTCAAAACGAAGAAGACAATAAAAAGTATTTTTATTCCGTTGCAACCTTGAGTGATTTTGTCGCTAAGAATGCCGAATAA
- a CDS encoding beta-ketoacyl synthase chain length factor has translation MKSWNCTILNSFFWEPAEDSQDVDVSFVPMMLRRRCSQFTKMCFSAAHHSITEGENLPVISVSKYGEIQRQYAISKKIIETKEVSPTAFSFSVFNTAIALLGISLKNHASAQAFSTMSYQLEAGLIHALSFLENHPQEEKLLLLVGEERLPEAYQKISVEKNIPFIAAFLLSLHGNGYTVRFSSAQPQEGCTHNAASGNNAPDCNVSTENNEIPENYDQCKRFIRFIQNQTETKTSFQVNRLEICKNE, from the coding sequence ATGAAGAGCTGGAATTGCACAATACTGAATAGTTTTTTCTGGGAACCGGCGGAAGATTCGCAGGACGTTGATGTTTCTTTTGTACCGATGATGTTGAGGCGGAGATGCAGTCAATTCACTAAAATGTGTTTTTCCGCTGCCCATCACTCTATAACAGAAGGCGAAAACCTGCCGGTTATTTCCGTATCGAAATACGGAGAGATTCAGCGTCAATATGCCATTTCAAAAAAAATAATTGAAACCAAAGAAGTGTCGCCTACGGCATTCAGCTTTTCGGTTTTTAATACGGCGATAGCGCTGTTGGGAATTTCACTGAAAAATCATGCGTCTGCGCAAGCGTTCAGTACCATGTCGTATCAGCTGGAAGCAGGACTGATTCATGCGCTTTCGTTTTTGGAAAACCATCCGCAAGAAGAAAAGCTCCTGCTGTTAGTAGGCGAAGAACGCTTGCCGGAAGCGTATCAAAAGATTTCGGTTGAAAAGAATATCCCGTTTATCGCTGCCTTTTTGCTTTCGCTGCATGGAAACGGCTACACTGTACGCTTTTCTTCCGCACAACCGCAAGAAGGTTGTACACATAATGCAGCTTCTGGAAATAACGCACCCGATTGTAACGTATCTACGGAAAATAACGAAATTCCCGAAAATTATGATCAGTGCAAGCGCTTCATCCGCTTTATTCAAAATCAGACGGAAACAAAAACTTCCTTTCAGGTAAACAGATTAGAGATATGTAAAAATGAATAA